A stretch of the Saccharolobus caldissimus genome encodes the following:
- the tnpA gene encoding IS200/IS605 family transposase produces MEYKSTRYVKYLCYYHFVWIPKYRRGILIDEVAEYTKEILKSIAEELGCEIIALEVMPDHIHLFVNCPPRYSPSYLANYFKGKSARLVLKKFPDLRKHTGGKLWTRNYFISTAGNVSSEIIRKYIEEQWGKENEKN; encoded by the coding sequence GTGGAATATAAATCAACGAGGTATGTGAAATACCTATGCTACTACCATTTCGTATGGATTCCTAAGTATCGTAGAGGCATATTAATCGACGAAGTAGCTGAATACACTAAAGAGATCTTGAAATCAATTGCAGAAGAGTTAGGTTGTGAAATAATAGCCCTAGAAGTAATGCCAGACCACATACACCTCTTCGTTAACTGTCCTCCTAGATATTCTCCGTCATACCTAGCAAACTACTTCAAAGGAAAATCAGCCAGACTAGTTTTGAAGAAGTTCCCAGATTTGAGAAAACACACGGGAGGAAAACTCTGGACTAGAAACTACTTCATATCAACAGCTGGTAACGTATCAAGTGAAATCATAAGGAAATACATTGAGGAACAGTGGGGGAAAGAAAACGAAAAGAACTAA
- a CDS encoding AAA family ATPase yields the protein MKFVFGKPTDEPFDRETEISILTSMISRNQPTAVIGVRRIGKTSIILKTIKNIERPKIYINAEEFVEGKSFDLISFLSYYSSLIIAEAIKFLEPKKKFSFMLKQRGEEAINALRELLGYVKLSFNINLVSIELFINRKSGNSKDSIRELLNLPQEIAEKIGKDYLIVIDEFQFLKLAEQNLPGLFHLMRGKWQFHKNVEYVVSGSSIGMLERLFSSKNESFYQFFFPIYINPFSREVSLNFLKEGFKDEGISYEEDSLNYVIKELDGIPAWLNYFGLKSLECKVVNETCVKKVLNDMIVDPIITAIVRDEYNKLSKNAKKVIKFLAEKGGRGSLRGIPLGRSSINEGVRKLINDGYIRREERGVYSIIDPLIAKILRVI from the coding sequence ATGAAATTTGTATTTGGCAAACCTACCGATGAGCCCTTTGATAGGGAAACTGAAATAAGCATTTTAACTTCTATGATTTCAAGAAATCAACCTACCGCAGTTATAGGAGTTAGGAGGATAGGTAAAACTTCTATAATCTTAAAGACAATAAAGAATATAGAAAGGCCTAAGATATACATTAATGCTGAGGAATTTGTTGAAGGGAAGAGTTTCGATTTGATCTCTTTTCTTTCTTATTATTCTTCTTTAATAATAGCTGAGGCAATAAAGTTTCTAGAACCTAAAAAGAAATTCTCCTTCATGTTAAAGCAAAGAGGTGAGGAGGCAATAAATGCCTTGAGAGAACTTTTAGGCTATGTTAAACTATCATTTAATATTAACCTAGTAAGTATAGAGCTTTTTATTAATAGGAAGAGCGGCAATAGTAAAGATAGTATAAGAGAGTTACTTAATTTGCCTCAAGAGATCGCTGAAAAGATAGGAAAAGATTACTTAATAGTGATAGATGAATTCCAGTTTTTAAAGTTAGCAGAGCAAAATTTGCCAGGATTATTTCACTTAATGAGAGGAAAGTGGCAGTTTCACAAGAATGTAGAATACGTAGTTTCTGGGTCTTCAATAGGTATGTTAGAAAGACTTTTTAGTTCCAAGAATGAATCTTTTTATCAGTTCTTTTTCCCAATTTATATTAATCCATTTTCTAGGGAAGTTTCGTTAAATTTCCTTAAAGAGGGCTTTAAAGATGAGGGGATTAGTTATGAAGAAGATAGTTTAAACTATGTAATTAAAGAATTAGATGGTATCCCTGCTTGGTTGAATTATTTCGGCTTAAAATCCTTAGAGTGTAAAGTAGTAAACGAAACATGTGTTAAGAAAGTACTTAACGATATGATAGTTGATCCTATAATAACTGCTATTGTGAGGGATGAATACAATAAGCTTAGTAAAAATGCTAAAAAAGTTATTAAATTCTTAGCTGAGAAGGGAGGAAGAGGAAGCTTAAGAGGAATACCATTAGGAAGATCTAGCATAAATGAGGGAGTAAGGAAGTTAATTAACGATGGATATATAAGAAGAGAAGAAAGAGGAGTTTACTCAATTATCGATCCTTTAATAGCTAAAATATTAAGAGTAATTTAA
- a CDS encoding ATP-binding protein, giving the protein MLFSTEPKDSINDLFDRETEIEKLKRSLNERMIVILGLKRTGKSSLVLSTLNSLNINYVFVDVRKIYDDISKKVPAEKLYEELYSGGRTFIEVS; this is encoded by the coding sequence TTGTTATTTTCAACAGAGCCTAAGGATTCAATTAACGATTTATTCGATAGAGAGACTGAAATAGAAAAGCTGAAGAGAAGCCTAAATGAGAGGATGATAGTTATTTTAGGCTTAAAAAGGACTGGGAAGTCCAGCCTTGTTTTATCAACACTTAATTCATTAAATATAAACTATGTTTTCGTTGACGTAAGGAAAATATATGATGATATTTCTAAAAAGGTCCCCGCTGAAAAGCTTTATGAAGAACTTTATTCTGGGGGTCGGACTTTCATTGAGGTTTCATGA
- a CDS encoding Zn-dependent hydrolase, with the protein MIKAFKMFKVGDHGEVPGAEVYWMRDFDKWYRLYFYSFLLESDDGYVLINTGLPDDLSLRNEFLRNWAKSDRCKFTVREEEKIENILRRLNLNTDDISHIIITPFQDYTIGRLHLFKRALIYFSKIGWYHDVVNPSPSPFLNRDIYFPKHIRNYIFEEAWNRIRLVEDEEVIKGVEVKWSGCHHRSSMVVKFFYNGKRVCISDSAFLMGNFEQNIPIGIAEDIYECLRTYDYMRRECNVVIPAYDPENLNRFKEFTV; encoded by the coding sequence ATGATAAAGGCATTTAAAATGTTCAAAGTAGGAGATCACGGTGAGGTTCCAGGGGCTGAGGTCTATTGGATGAGGGATTTCGACAAGTGGTATAGATTATATTTTTATTCATTTCTTTTAGAGAGTGATGACGGATACGTGTTAATAAACACTGGCCTACCAGATGATTTATCCTTAAGGAATGAATTCCTAAGGAACTGGGCTAAAAGTGATAGATGTAAATTTACTGTAAGAGAGGAGGAGAAAATAGAGAACATTTTAAGAAGGCTAAATCTAAATACTGACGACATATCCCACATCATAATTACGCCATTTCAGGATTACACAATAGGTAGGCTTCATTTATTTAAAAGAGCACTTATATACTTCTCTAAAATCGGCTGGTATCACGACGTGGTAAATCCTTCTCCTTCACCATTTCTAAATAGAGATATTTATTTCCCTAAACATATAAGAAATTACATTTTCGAGGAAGCTTGGAATAGGATTAGATTAGTTGAGGATGAGGAAGTCATTAAGGGAGTAGAAGTTAAATGGTCTGGTTGTCATCATAGAAGTTCAATGGTAGTTAAATTCTTTTACAATGGTAAAAGGGTTTGTATTAGTGACTCAGCATTTTTAATGGGAAATTTCGAGCAAAATATACCAATAGGAATAGCTGAGGACATATATGAGTGCTTAAGAACTTATGATTACATGAGGAGAGAGTGTAATGTTGTAATCCCAGCTTATGATCCAGAGAATTTAAACAGATTTAAGGAATTTACTGTTTAG
- a CDS encoding NAD(P)-dependent alcohol dehydrogenase produces the protein MKSRAALLKEFNKPMPIEDVEIREPKGEEVVIKIEGAGICRTDLRIWKGLEARPTFKLPIILGHENAGKVVNVGDNVKGISVGDRVVVYATWGDLTCRYCREGKYSLCKNQVIPGQTINGGFSEYMWVQSYRWLVKINNMSPEEAAPLADAGTTSMGAIRQALPFINKFVNPVVIVNGIGGLAVYTIQILRALVNNLTIVAISRSEKHRELALKLGADYAVNMKEAEGILSKLGEASAVIDLVGTEESVYNLSKFLAQDGALILVGLEGKKICLDTFDTVVWNRKLLGSNYGTLNDLEDVVKLAEEKRIRSFIVKRNLEEINEAFKDLDEGKIEGREVIIP, from the coding sequence ATGAAATCTAGAGCTGCGCTCCTAAAGGAGTTCAATAAGCCTATGCCCATAGAGGATGTAGAGATAAGGGAACCTAAGGGAGAAGAGGTAGTTATTAAAATCGAAGGAGCGGGGATTTGTAGGACTGATTTAAGGATATGGAAGGGCTTAGAGGCTAGACCCACGTTTAAGTTACCTATAATATTAGGGCATGAAAACGCGGGTAAAGTAGTAAATGTAGGAGATAACGTTAAGGGAATAAGTGTAGGAGATAGAGTAGTAGTTTACGCAACTTGGGGAGATCTGACTTGCAGGTATTGTAGGGAGGGGAAATATAGTCTATGTAAAAATCAAGTGATTCCCGGACAGACAATAAATGGGGGCTTTTCTGAATATATGTGGGTTCAGAGTTACAGATGGCTAGTTAAGATAAATAATATGAGTCCAGAAGAGGCTGCTCCTTTAGCTGATGCTGGAACTACTTCCATGGGCGCTATAAGACAAGCGTTACCGTTTATAAATAAATTCGTTAATCCAGTTGTCATCGTAAATGGGATAGGAGGGTTAGCAGTTTATACTATTCAAATATTAAGAGCTTTAGTAAATAATCTGACTATTGTTGCCATTTCTAGAAGCGAAAAACACAGAGAGCTTGCCTTAAAGTTGGGAGCTGATTATGCGGTAAATATGAAAGAAGCTGAGGGGATTTTAAGCAAATTGGGTGAAGCTTCTGCAGTTATAGATTTAGTGGGAACTGAGGAAAGTGTTTATAATCTGTCTAAGTTCTTAGCTCAAGATGGCGCACTTATATTAGTGGGTTTGGAAGGTAAGAAGATCTGTTTAGATACTTTCGATACAGTAGTTTGGAATAGGAAACTATTAGGTTCTAATTACGGGACTCTCAACGATTTGGAAGATGTAGTTAAGTTAGCTGAAGAAAAGAGGATAAGGTCTTTTATTGTAAAGAGGAATTTAGAGGAAATTAATGAGGCATTTAAGGATTTAGACGAGGGGAAAATAGAGGGTAGGGAAGTAATAATTCCTTAA
- a CDS encoding ATP-binding protein, translated as MKDILSKIGLSLEYPLKAKLPLEEIRSNISKIFEALNELGKVVVVFDEAQYLRYSTVGIKPLLAHVYDYLKNITLIFTGSEVGLLHDFIGINDSSSDFYGRYYVSIELKPFNDEKSKEFLKAGFKELGINVNEKIINKAVSELDGIVGWLVYFGKLYVDKGEDALDEVKSLGAKIVKKELDEAFSRSPYYTLIMKAIATLGKARWKNIVNYVIAQTGRKVTNATISRDLKNLIKMGFVEKEGNEYKIADPIIRYTVLEEY; from the coding sequence ATTAAGGACATACTGTCAAAAATTGGTCTATCGTTAGAATACCCCTTAAAGGCTAAATTACCCTTAGAAGAAATTAGGAGTAATATAAGTAAGATCTTTGAGGCTTTAAATGAATTAGGGAAAGTAGTGGTAGTGTTTGATGAGGCTCAATACTTAAGATACTCAACAGTTGGGATAAAACCGCTTTTAGCTCACGTATATGATTATTTGAAAAACATTACGTTAATTTTCACTGGAAGCGAGGTGGGTTTATTACATGATTTTATAGGTATAAACGATTCAAGCTCAGATTTTTACGGTAGATATTACGTAAGCATTGAGTTAAAACCCTTTAATGATGAAAAATCCAAGGAATTCTTGAAAGCTGGATTTAAAGAGTTAGGTATAAACGTTAATGAGAAGATTATAAATAAGGCTGTTTCAGAGTTAGATGGAATAGTAGGCTGGTTAGTTTATTTCGGAAAACTTTACGTTGATAAGGGGGAAGATGCGTTGGATGAAGTAAAGTCATTAGGTGCTAAAATCGTGAAAAAAGAACTTGATGAAGCCTTCTCTAGGAGCCCGTACTATACTCTGATCATGAAAGCAATAGCTACTTTAGGTAAGGCGAGGTGGAAGAATATTGTAAACTATGTTATCGCCCAAACTGGGAGGAAAGTAACAAATGCTACAATTTCGAGGGACTTGAAGAACTTAATTAAGATGGGGTTTGTAGAGAAAGAGGGAAATGAGTATAAGATTGCTGATCCCATAATAAGATATACGGTACTAGAGGAGTATTAA
- a CDS encoding RNA-guided endonuclease InsQ/TnpB family protein, which translates to MRNSGGKKTKRTNVVKLIVDKETHEKLKELAIVTAKCWNEVNWLRMQQYKKGERVNFTKTEKEVYEKYKQMLKVNAQQVARKNAEDWRSFFSLIEEKKEGKLPKWFKPRPPGYWKDKTRKYKLMIVIRNDRYEVDENKGTIYLKDFKLALKFKGKIKWHGKQGRLEVIYDGAKRSWYAHIPIEVENNVKAKGNLRASVDLGIVNLATVYVEDGKWYIFKGGSVLAQYEYYGKRISEVQKVLARHGQRRGRKLKLLYDKRRRFLKHALNSMVRGIMEGLGEKGVSEVVVGYPREISRNHGNKLTVNFWNYSYVIKRFEEVGEELGIKVVRVDESYTSKTCSLCGEAHEVGRVKRGLFKCPRMGKVINADLNGAINILHIPESLGSGSGGQLPVRDRGNELKTQPLVYRWTNGAGWVIPTSYEVMKMKAVNHKSMIRPGGNPHL; encoded by the coding sequence TTGAGGAACAGTGGGGGAAAGAAAACGAAAAGAACTAACGTAGTTAAACTCATCGTAGACAAGGAAACACATGAGAAGCTAAAGGAACTGGCTATAGTAACAGCAAAATGTTGGAACGAAGTGAACTGGTTAAGAATGCAACAGTACAAGAAAGGTGAGAGAGTGAATTTCACTAAGACAGAAAAGGAGGTATACGAGAAGTACAAGCAAATGTTAAAGGTTAACGCACAACAAGTTGCTAGGAAGAACGCTGAGGACTGGAGAAGCTTCTTCTCACTAATTGAGGAAAAGAAGGAGGGGAAATTACCAAAGTGGTTTAAACCAAGACCTCCAGGGTATTGGAAAGATAAAACTAGAAAATATAAACTGATGATCGTTATTAGGAACGACCGTTATGAGGTAGATGAAAATAAGGGGACTATTTATTTGAAGGACTTTAAGCTAGCCTTAAAGTTTAAGGGAAAAATTAAGTGGCATGGGAAACAGGGTAGACTAGAGGTAATTTACGATGGGGCAAAGAGAAGTTGGTATGCTCATATACCAATAGAGGTCGAGAATAACGTGAAAGCAAAAGGTAATTTAAGGGCTTCTGTAGATTTAGGGATCGTCAATTTAGCTACAGTTTATGTTGAGGATGGTAAGTGGTATATTTTCAAGGGTGGTAGTGTTCTTGCACAATATGAGTATTATGGTAAGAGGATAAGTGAGGTTCAGAAAGTTTTAGCTAGGCATGGGCAAAGGAGGGGTAGGAAGCTTAAACTGCTTTACGATAAGAGGAGGAGGTTCTTGAAACACGCGTTAAATAGTATGGTTAGGGGGATTATGGAGGGGTTAGGAGAAAAGGGGGTAAGTGAGGTAGTTGTAGGTTATCCTAGAGAGATATCTAGAAATCATGGTAATAAGCTCACGGTAAACTTCTGGAACTACAGTTATGTCATTAAGCGTTTTGAGGAGGTTGGGGAGGAATTAGGGATTAAGGTTGTTAGGGTGGATGAATCCTACACTTCTAAGACTTGTTCCCTGTGCGGGGAAGCCCACGAGGTTGGGCGTGTTAAACGCGGTCTTTTCAAGTGTCCCCGCATGGGGAAAGTTATAAATGCAGACCTAAATGGGGCGATAAATATTCTACATATCCCCGAGTCTCTAGGATCTGGGAGTGGAGGGCAACTCCCAGTGAGGGATAGGGGTAATGAGCTGAAGACCCAGCCCTTGGTCTACCGCTGGACGAATGGAGCGGGGTGGGTAATTCCCACTAGCTATGAAGTGATGAAAATGAAGGCGGTAAACCACAAATCTATGATCCGCCCTGGGGGAAACCCTCACCTTTAG
- a CDS encoding PD-(D/E)XK nuclease family protein: MVVKEIIHKHLSYTSIPEFFDGEYWPSQIWYCLRKQYYSRVSPIPMSLESKKFTTLGTIIHEFIAETLKKEESVRVESEVPIRIPHPNRHDVVISGRADDIIIVTVGKSRYVVEVKTIDDLESKRSYLPRKEHIAQLNVYLRAYPNSKGIILYVDRGSFEMEEFEISFNPDLFNETIKRVEMLHDYLIKRELPPPEAKENQDMKWQCDICEYRAKCERQISSNSNKKF, translated from the coding sequence ATGGTAGTTAAGGAAATTATTCACAAGCATTTAAGTTATACTTCTATTCCAGAGTTCTTTGATGGCGAGTATTGGCCATCCCAGATATGGTATTGTTTAAGAAAGCAGTACTATTCTAGAGTCTCTCCTATTCCCATGTCCTTAGAAAGTAAGAAGTTTACAACACTGGGAACTATAATCCATGAATTTATAGCGGAAACGCTCAAGAAAGAGGAATCCGTAAGGGTTGAGTCTGAAGTACCCATAAGGATACCTCATCCAAATAGGCATGATGTAGTGATTTCTGGTAGAGCTGACGATATTATAATAGTAACAGTTGGAAAGTCGAGATATGTTGTCGAGGTTAAGACTATTGACGATTTAGAGAGTAAGAGGTCTTATCTACCTAGAAAGGAACATATAGCCCAGCTTAACGTATATTTAAGGGCTTACCCTAACTCTAAGGGGATTATCCTTTATGTGGATAGGGGAAGTTTTGAAATGGAGGAGTTTGAAATTTCTTTTAACCCAGATCTCTTTAACGAGACAATTAAGAGGGTTGAAATGCTTCATGATTACCTCATAAAAAGGGAATTACCACCACCAGAGGCTAAGGAGAATCAGGATATGAAATGGCAGTGTGATATTTGTGAATATAGGGCTAAATGTGAGAGGCAAATAAGCAGTAACAGTAATAAGAAGTTCTAA
- a CDS encoding NAD(P)-dependent oxidoreductase: protein MKVGFIGLGIMGFPMASNLIKAGYDLTVYNRTIEKAEKLKGAKVARSPKEVAENSDVVISMVTDAPDVEEILFGENGVVKSNKRGLIFVDMSTNSPEFAKKTAKRLSEYGIEFLDAPVTGGDKGAREGTLTIMVGGKESIFKQVEPIFRAMGKTIIYVGDVGSGQALKLCNQVVVALNMVAVVEGLLLARSFGIDDEKLFTVLSTGAANSFTVQYYLPKIMKGDFEPGFKAAHLKKDLKYALEIANSKSLPLLGTSLALQLYNAMVSIGMGEKGTQGLIKVYEKMISK, encoded by the coding sequence ATGAAAGTCGGTTTCATAGGCTTAGGAATTATGGGTTTTCCCATGGCTTCGAATTTAATAAAGGCTGGCTATGATCTCACCGTATATAATAGAACTATAGAGAAGGCTGAGAAATTAAAGGGAGCTAAGGTGGCTAGATCTCCTAAGGAAGTAGCTGAGAACTCTGATGTGGTAATATCAATGGTTACTGATGCTCCAGATGTGGAGGAAATACTCTTTGGCGAGAACGGAGTTGTTAAGAGCAATAAGAGGGGACTTATCTTTGTGGATATGAGCACGAATTCTCCAGAATTCGCCAAGAAGACTGCTAAAAGGTTAAGTGAGTACGGAATTGAATTCTTAGATGCGCCAGTAACGGGAGGAGATAAGGGAGCTAGAGAAGGAACCTTAACTATAATGGTAGGAGGTAAGGAGAGTATATTTAAACAAGTTGAACCTATTTTTAGGGCTATGGGTAAGACGATAATTTACGTAGGTGATGTCGGCTCTGGACAAGCTTTAAAACTGTGTAATCAAGTTGTAGTTGCGTTAAATATGGTAGCAGTGGTTGAGGGACTTCTACTAGCTAGATCTTTCGGTATAGATGATGAGAAGTTATTTACGGTATTATCAACCGGTGCGGCAAATTCTTTTACGGTCCAATATTATTTACCAAAAATTATGAAGGGAGATTTCGAACCAGGATTTAAGGCTGCACATTTAAAGAAGGACTTAAAATATGCTCTAGAAATAGCCAACTCAAAGTCTCTTCCCTTACTGGGCACTTCCTTAGCATTGCAGTTATATAATGCGATGGTTTCAATTGGAATGGGAGAAAAAGGGACTCAAGGATTAATAAAAGTTTATGAAAAAATGATAAGTAAATGA
- the ilvC gene encoding ketol-acid reductoisomerase, whose translation MSNIVLDFNLDLLKGKTIAVIGYGNQGRAQATVMRDNGLNVIIGNIKDKYFDLAKKEGFEVYEIEEAVKRADIALLLVPDEVMKEVYEKKIHQIISYKSDFVLDFASGYNVAFGFIRPPSNTDVILVAPRMIGEGILDLHKQGKGYPVLIGVKQDHSGKAWDYAMAIAKGIGAIGLPGGVAVKSSFEEEALIDLLSEHTWVPILFSAIKACFDIAVKEYGVSPEAALLEFYASGELSEIARLMAEEGIFNQMVHHSTTSQYGTLTRMFKYYDLIRKIVEDEAKDIWNGNFAKEWTLEQQAGYPVFYRLWNLAIESEMAKAERELYKILGRIRKD comes from the coding sequence ATGAGTAATATAGTTTTGGATTTTAACCTAGACCTATTAAAGGGTAAGACGATAGCCGTAATAGGTTATGGAAATCAAGGTAGGGCACAGGCAACTGTAATGAGGGATAACGGACTAAACGTGATAATAGGTAACATAAAGGATAAGTATTTCGACTTAGCAAAAAAGGAGGGTTTTGAGGTCTATGAAATAGAAGAGGCCGTTAAAAGAGCAGATATAGCTCTGCTTTTAGTTCCAGATGAAGTGATGAAGGAAGTTTACGAAAAGAAGATACATCAGATAATTTCATATAAAAGCGATTTCGTTTTAGACTTCGCTAGCGGATATAACGTAGCCTTCGGCTTTATAAGACCACCAAGCAATACGGATGTCATATTAGTAGCTCCAAGGATGATAGGAGAGGGAATCTTAGACCTTCATAAACAGGGAAAGGGATATCCAGTTTTAATAGGGGTTAAACAAGATCATTCTGGAAAAGCCTGGGATTACGCGATGGCTATTGCGAAGGGTATAGGAGCCATAGGATTGCCAGGTGGTGTAGCAGTTAAATCGTCATTCGAGGAAGAAGCTTTAATAGATCTCCTAAGCGAACACACGTGGGTTCCAATTCTCTTCTCCGCAATTAAAGCTTGCTTCGATATAGCAGTAAAGGAATACGGGGTTTCTCCAGAAGCTGCCCTATTAGAGTTCTACGCTTCTGGAGAGCTTTCAGAAATAGCTAGACTAATGGCAGAAGAGGGAATATTTAACCAAATGGTTCATCATAGTACTACAAGTCAATATGGTACGTTAACTAGAATGTTTAAGTATTACGATTTAATAAGGAAGATAGTTGAAGATGAGGCAAAGGATATATGGAATGGCAATTTCGCAAAGGAGTGGACTTTAGAACAGCAAGCTGGATATCCAGTTTTCTATAGGTTATGGAACTTAGCCATTGAAAGTGAGATGGCTAAGGCTGAAAGGGAACTATATAAGATACTAGGAAGAATTAGGAAAGACTAA
- a CDS encoding radical SAM/SPASM domain-containing protein, with product MNSSKFNVFLSDYNIIFNTLTGYAIKVSEEEMKRIMRGEIPDDLKQIWEEGFSDKDFDPDKFEKKYLEPTLVLTYDCNFDCVYCFQKAFRRKGGVSDSVIKGFINYIKRNANGRKIRVTYFGGEPLLEMRRIEEISKGIGNYSFSVVTNGSLLTPSVLDKLNSLGLSHVQITLDGPKEVHDKRRYFVGGKGSFDIILNNLVYAQDHTNVVLRINIDYRNLEEVRALLKTLKERGITKVRLDPHLVHENVFRNEYWDNLIPKGEEGVVLAKFWEMAKEEGFEIPHEIFRLGICVAHFDEDIVVDPYGYVYPCWAFTGNPLYIKGKLKEDGTVEFNGKYTGYQARNVWRGKCDSCPYLPLCMGGCRFFAVLENKGFYGIDCKRKNYEEIVKLIRYFLVK from the coding sequence ATGAATTCCTCTAAGTTCAACGTTTTTCTTTCCGATTATAATATTATTTTTAATACGTTAACTGGATATGCAATCAAGGTCTCAGAGGAAGAGATGAAGAGGATAATGAGAGGCGAAATACCAGATGATCTAAAGCAGATATGGGAAGAGGGATTTTCAGATAAGGATTTTGATCCAGATAAATTTGAAAAGAAATACCTTGAACCTACGTTAGTTTTAACCTATGATTGTAATTTCGATTGCGTATATTGTTTTCAAAAGGCGTTTAGAAGGAAAGGAGGAGTTAGTGATAGTGTAATTAAGGGCTTTATAAACTACATAAAGAGAAATGCTAATGGAAGGAAGATAAGAGTTACGTATTTCGGAGGAGAGCCTCTTCTAGAAATGAGGAGAATTGAGGAGATTTCTAAGGGGATAGGGAATTACTCCTTCAGCGTAGTTACTAACGGGTCACTCTTAACGCCCAGTGTTTTAGATAAGTTAAACTCTTTAGGACTTTCCCATGTTCAAATTACGCTAGATGGACCTAAAGAGGTTCACGACAAAAGAAGGTATTTCGTAGGTGGAAAGGGATCTTTTGACATAATATTAAATAATTTAGTTTACGCTCAAGATCACACGAACGTCGTACTAAGGATAAACATAGATTACAGAAACCTAGAGGAGGTAAGAGCGTTACTTAAAACCCTTAAAGAGAGGGGAATAACTAAAGTGAGGTTAGATCCACACTTAGTTCACGAAAACGTATTCAGAAACGAATATTGGGATAACTTAATTCCTAAAGGTGAGGAGGGAGTAGTCTTAGCTAAATTCTGGGAGATGGCTAAAGAGGAGGGCTTTGAAATACCTCATGAGATTTTTAGATTAGGGATATGTGTAGCTCATTTTGACGAGGACATAGTAGTTGATCCATATGGATATGTATATCCTTGCTGGGCTTTTACTGGGAATCCTCTATACATTAAGGGAAAGCTTAAAGAAGATGGGACAGTAGAATTTAACGGTAAATATACGGGTTATCAGGCTAGAAATGTATGGAGGGGAAAGTGTGATAGTTGTCCTTATTTACCTTTATGTATGGGGGGCTGTAGATTCTTCGCTGTTTTAGAAAATAAGGGATTCTATGGTATAGATTGTAAGAGGAAAAATTATGAGGAGATAGTAAAACTAATAAGGTATTTTTTAGTGAAATAA
- a CDS encoding MBL fold metallo-hydrolase, which produces MVRINNRIRILELTESNFFGTVLNHNIVITEGPSGGLMIVDTGLPGYLDDIERYLKSWGFSLEDISDVVLTHSHPDHVGNAQEIKKISKAKIYAHELEKFDNIKFEISYSQVREEFKISEKEFLLTMERINSIKYEIPKIDVRLKGGEILGNFKVIHVPGHTPGHIALYDGKTIIAGDAVRGYKGLTPPLKFFCWNYDKALESFKYLINLPHTLFIPYHGEIKTPW; this is translated from the coding sequence ATGGTTAGAATAAACAATAGGATAAGGATTCTAGAGCTAACGGAATCAAATTTCTTCGGAACAGTACTTAATCATAATATAGTAATTACTGAAGGTCCTTCAGGGGGATTAATGATTGTGGATACTGGATTACCAGGTTATTTAGATGATATAGAGAGGTATTTGAAATCATGGGGCTTCTCATTAGAGGATATTTCTGACGTAGTTTTAACCCATTCTCATCCAGATCACGTAGGAAATGCTCAGGAGATAAAGAAGATCTCTAAGGCTAAAATATACGCTCACGAGTTAGAGAAATTTGATAATATTAAATTTGAAATATCATATAGTCAAGTAAGGGAGGAGTTTAAAATAAGCGAAAAGGAATTCCTCTTAACTATGGAGAGAATTAACAGTATAAAATATGAAATACCTAAAATAGACGTTCGTCTTAAGGGAGGTGAGATTTTAGGGAATTTTAAGGTTATTCACGTACCTGGACATACGCCGGGGCATATAGCGTTATACGACGGAAAAACCATAATTGCAGGAGATGCCGTAAGGGGTTATAAAGGATTAACTCCTCCCTTAAAGTTCTTCTGCTGGAATTACGATAAGGCCTTAGAATCCTTCAAATATCTCATAAACTTACCTCACACCCTTTTCATTCCTTATCACGGAGAAATTAAAACTCCTTGGTGA